In Streptomyces liangshanensis, the DNA window CGTCGAAGGCCGGCGCCGTGGTGGTCCTGGACGGGCAGAGCCTGCCGGTGGCCGACGTCGTGCGGCTGGCCGACGGGGACGCCCGGCCCGTTCCCGGCACCGACGCGATGAAGCGCGTCGAGGGGACCTGGGACGTGGCGCGCGAGCTGGCCGCGTCCGGGCGGGTGTACGGGCGGTCCACCGGCGTCGGCGCCAACCGTACCGAGGCCGTCCCCACCGAGGCCGCCGCCGACCACGGGCTGCGGCTCCTGCGCAGCCACGCCGGGGCCATCGGCGCCGCGCTGCCCGCCCGCGAGGTCCGCGCGATGCTCGCCGTACGGGCCAACCAGCTCCTCGCCGGCGGCGCCGGGCTGCGCCCGACCGTCGTCACCGCGCTCTGCGAGGCCCTGGAGACCGGCGCGTACCCCGTGGTCAACGAGTTCGGGTCCGTCGGTACGGGCGACATCGCCGCCCTCGCCCAGGTGGGCCTCGCCCTCGCCGGCGAACACCCCTGGCGCGGCGGGCCCGCCCCCGAGGCACAGCCCCTCGACAACAACGACGCGCTCGCGCTCATCAGCAGCAACGCGCTGACGCTCGGTCAGGCGGCCCTGGCACTGGACGAGTTGCGCCGCCTGGTGACCGCCACCGAACTGGTCGCCGCGCTCTCGCTGCTCGCCGTCGACGGCTCGTACGAGACGTTCGCCGAGCCGGTCCACGCGGCCCGCCGCCACGCCGGTTCGTACGCCGTCGCCGCCGACATGCGCCGGATCCTCGGCGCCCCCGACCGCCCCGCCCCGCCGCTCGGCCGCATCCAGGACCCGTACGGCTTCCGCTGCGTCCCGCAGATACACGGCCCGGCCAGGGATGCCGCCGACGCCTTGGAGAGCGCGCTCGCCGTCGAGATCAACGCCGCCGCCGAGAACCCGCTGATCGTCCCCGGCACGGAGAGCGAGCCCGCCCCCGCCGCGTACCACCACGGCGGCTTCTACCTCGCCCAACTGGCCCTGGCCCTCGACCACTTCCGGCTCTCGCTCGTCCAGACCGCCCGCCTCTCCACCTCCCGCCTCGCCGCCCTCAACGAGCCCGCCTTCACCCGCCTGCGGCCCTTCCTCGCCGACGCCGAGCCCGCCAGCTCCGGCGTGATGATCCTGGAGTACGCGGCCGGCGCCGCGCTCGGCGACCTGCGCGCCTACTCCGCGCCGGCCTCGCTCGGCCACACCGTCCTGTCCCGCGGCGTCGAGGAACAGGCCAGCTTCGCTTCCCTCGCCGCCCGCCAGACCCTCCGCGCCGCCGGCGCCTACCGGCTGGTCGTCGGCTGCGAACTGGTCGCCGCCGTCCGGGCGTTGCGGCAGCGCGGACTGCGGCCCGACCCGGGGCTGCCGGTGGGGCGGGCCTTCGGGCTGGCGGAGTCCGTCCTCCAAGAGGCGTTCGCCGACCGGCCCTTGACCGATGATGTGACGGGCGCCGCCGCGCTGCTCGACCGGTTCACCGACCTGGCGAAGGACGCACCGGGCCGTACGACCGGGGCGGCGGCCCGTACGACAGCCGGCCCGACGCCCGTCCCGCCGCCAGACCCGGACCCGAGAAGGGGGATCGCGTGAGCGACAGCCCTGCCACCCGCCTCCAGCAGCTCTTCGAGGGCCACCGCCTCACCCCCACCCAGCGGCGCATCGCGCACAGCATGGTGCGCCGGGCCGCGGACGTGCCCTTCCTGTCGAGTGTCGAACTCGCCGAACTGGCCGGGGTCAGCCAGCCGTCCGTCACCCGCTTCGCCGTCGCGCTCGGCTTCGACGGCTACCCGGCGCTGCGCAAGCACCTGCGCGAGGTCGCGCCCACCGGGCAGGACACGGACGCCGCCCCGTACAACGAGTACCAGCAGGCCGTGCTGGGCGAGATCGAGAACCTCAGGCACCTGGCCGAGCTCCTCGCCGACCCGGCGCCGGCCGAGCGGGCGGGCCGGCTCCTCGCCGCCTCCCGCCCCCTGCCGGTGCTCGGGCTGCGCGCCGCCTCCTCGCAGGCGCGCGGCTTCGCGTACTTCGCCGCCAAGGTCCATCCGGACGTACGGCTGCTGGACGAGGGCGGCACGATGCTCGCCGACCGGATCGACACGGCGCGGACGGCGGGCGCCAGCGCCCTCCTCTGCTTCGCCCTGCCGCGCCACCCCAAGGAGGTCGTCGAGGCCCTCGCGTACGCGCGCGAGGCGGGACTGACCGTGATCACCGTCGCCGACTCCGCGTTCGCGCCGGTCGCCCGGCACAGCGACCTGCTGATCCCGGCGGCCGTCGGCACGGGCCTCGCCTTCGACACGGCCTGCGCGCCGATGCTGCTGGGGCGGGTCCTGCTGGAGGCTATGTGCGACCACCTCCCTGAGGCGCAGGCGCGCCTGGAGGAGTTCGACGCGGGGGCGGCGGCGCGGGGGCTGTTCGCGGAGTAGGCGCCGGGGGCGATGGCTTCCGGCTCCTCGCTTCTCGCTTCTCAGAAAATGTTCAGGAAGTCCTATTAATCTGCCCGCCACACTCTGGCGTGAGGAGGCAGATCGTGGGGCGTACGGGGCGCGGTGGACAGTCGTTGGTCCGGGTGGCGGTGGTCGTACGGGCCGGTGCGGTCCCGCTCTGGTGGCTCGGGGTCGTCGCCGCCGGGATCGGGCTGCTGATCCCGGGTCTGACGGGGCGCAGGATCGGCGTCTGGGCGGGTGCGGCGGTGTTCGTACTGGCCGCGGCGGCCGTGGTGCTCGTACGCCGCCGCAAGTACACCGCCTGGGCGGAACGCGCCTCGCGCGCGGGCAAGTTCGACTACCTCCAGGACCGGGCCGTGACGATACGGAACTGGCGGCGCGCCCATGTGTGGTGGCTGGTGGCCGCGTTCGCCGCCGCCGTCGGCAGCTCCTTCGTGGTGCCGGTCGTCGCGGGCGCCGCGTTGGCCGGGGCGGGGGTGGGGCTGTGGCTCAAGGCGGTGTGGCTGGGGCGCCGGGAGCGGCGGGACGACGCGCTGCTGTGGGTACGTACGGACTGGGCCGGATCGGGCCGACCCGCCGGCAAGCAGGTCAAGGGCTACCGGACGACGGGGGTCGGCGCGGGCGACGCGGTCCCGGGCGGAGGACGGCGCAGGCGCCCTTGAGGGATCCGGCGACGCGTGGGGTATCACCAGAGGCTAAAGAATGACTGCCGACCCTAGTTAAGAGCCTCGCAGACCCCGTAACCAAGACCTATGCTTTGCGCACGGTATGCGGCAATGGGCGTAGAGCGAGAGAAAAATGAGAGTTTGCTTTTTTGTTGACGAAGAATGGCGTGACGGTGACTTGTGGGGCTGGCCAGTCATTCGTGAATCCGTATTACGCGCATATGTGGCTGCCACCCCTAGACATAGACGGCACGCCCGTATCAGCCTCGGAACTCTCCTTCTGTGGGACCTCGGGGGAAAGGAGAGGATGAGCATTTCCGATGCAGTTGAGGGCCTTCTTGGTGAGCGTTGGGAAGTGTGGAGTACTTTTTCCGTTCCGGAACTTACGGAGAAGGCAAGGAACACCAGGATCGCGGGGATCACGATTGATTCTCTGACTCCGACCGATGCGCGTGCAATGCATGGACGGCTTAGGGATGCTGACTGGTACCTGGGAGCAGTTGAGATCATCCCTTCCATGCCCCTGCACATGGCAGTTTTCCTGAATTCGATGCCTACCCGATTCCGAATCTTTGAGGATTCACTCTATGTTTTCCATCGCCAATGGGAGACGGAGTGCGACGACAGTCGGGATCACGGCGAATTTAAGGAGTGGAAGGCTTCTGGAATCTTCGCAAATGTTCAATGGGAGGATTCTGGGGTGCGAGAGACAATCTTTGACCCATTCCAGGAAGTGGAGGATTTTCAAAGGCTGGGGGAGCTAGATGAACTAATCCTGGGGCAATTCTCGTCCGCGCTTGGTGAGACGCTGATCAGGTGCGCCGATGCTGACCCAAACTTGATGGAGCGGCTTCACGGTGCCTTGAAGGCCTTTGAGAATCATGAATCTTCCGAGGGGCTGGCGCATGTTTCCCTTTCTTGTAGGCGATTCACAGAAAAGCTTGCCGACTGCCTTTACCCGCCGCGCGACGAAAAGGTCAATGATCGGAAGGTCGGAAAGGCGGAGTATCGAAATCGGCTGTGGGCGTACATTGCTGAAAATGTAACCTCCGACACGACTCGTCAGCTCCTCATGGCGAATATCGCGGATCTGGGGAACAGGATTGATCGACTGGACAACCTAAGCAACAAGGGGCTCCACTCCGAGGTGTCCACGTCCGACGTAAACCGCCTTCTGCTTTCCCTGATCGTCGTGGCTCACGATCTGCTTACGCTGAGCCCTCCCGCTGGCACTTTCCGGTATGACCCCTACGAGAAGTTCATTCGGCAGATTTTCGAGAATTCCATATTGGGGTCTAACGGGGAATAATGGCAAGGCTGAGCGGTCGGAACTCCCCTCCTTACTGGGCAATGCGCACCCCAGACCCGTGGTGAACATCCACCACGAGCCCTGAGGGGGCCGGCCGATGGGCCAGATCCGAACCATCACCCGAAGTGGTAGCCGCTTCTACTTCGACCCCGAAAAGCTTGACCTCAAGGTCCCGGGCGTGACGTCCATCATCGGTATGTTGCCGAAGCCGTTTTTGGCCTTCTGGAACGCCAAGATGGTGGCGGAGTTGGCGGTCGATTCTCTCCCGTTCGTCCAGCAAATGGCGGAGCGAGACCGGTAGGGCGCCGTTGACTACCTCAAGGGCGCCGCCAGGCGGTACGCGAAGCGCCGGGCCGACGTCGGCTCTGACGCCCACGATCTGTTTGAGCGCATGATCCGGGGTGAGGCCCTGGGCCGCGTCCACCCGGACCTGATCCCGTACCGCGACAACTTCGCGGAGTTCCTGACCGCCGTGAACCCGGAGTTGGTCAGGGCTGAAGACGTGGCATGGAGTGATCAGCACGCCTACGCCGGCTCCTTTGATGCCATCCTCAACGTGTGGCTGGACGATGACGGGAAGCCGACCCCGGACCGCTCCGGCGAGAGGCGCACGGTGATCGCGGACTGGAAGGCATTGAAGGCGACTTACCCGGACGTGGCCCTTCAGATGTCCGCGTACGCGCACGCTGACCGCATCATCGATGCCCAGGGCGTGAGCGAGCCCATGCCGGAGTTCGACGGGGCGTGCGTACTCCACATCACGGATGAGACGTGGGCGTTCAAGCCGGTCCGCATCGACTCCGCCGACGTCTTCGCCACCTTCCTGCGACTCCGCTAGATCTTTGTCTGGGACCGGGACACGTCCAAGACCGTGATCGGTCGGGCCATCGCCCAGGCTGCGGCCCACCTCGTGACGGGCACCCAGCGCCGGGCCAAGTAGACCCCAGCCAGCCCCCGGTACCGAAGGAACGTCTTTGGTACCGGGGGCTGAGGTTGTTTCGTCTAAGGGGTTTTAGCCGGGGCAGATCCCGGTGCAGGTATGCAGAGACGAATAAAAGCTTCTTGATCCTTTTGTTGCCATTCTTTGCAGTTCTGAACGGTTGCCTTTTCTGGCTTGAGCGGCAAAGGGTCACGCTTCTTGGATTGTTCTTCGAGGGCTGAATCGGCTATTTGATAGGATGTGATGCCTAGTCCTACCATGCAGGCGAATGCAAGGACGAGCCTAACCCTGTCCAGCAATCTTTCGCGGAGATCTCTAGGTCTATCGATATTCCCCTCTCGTGCTGGATTCTGTGCAATTTGACTAGATGAGATCTCAGTTTTTTCCTGAGGGCCGTCGAGGAGGACGGAGAATGTAATTGTGTGCCCTCGACTTATCAAGAACGGGTGCACGTGAAGCAACGTCCCTGCCACGGAGGTGGTAGGGACGCCGCTGTGGGCGGGATGGGCCGTCGAGTCGACCACTCCGATAATGGGCAATTTGAAGTCGAAGATCAGTGAGTTGGTCGAGTTGCTGAACATCGAAGCTTCGATGTCCCGCTTGCCGTTGTTTCTGATGGCCAGGTCCACGAGGCGGGGTTCGGAAATAGGGTTTCCGTCGTGAGAAACCGACACTGAATTTACGGAATCGCGCAGTAGTGAAACATTCCGAACTTC includes these proteins:
- a CDS encoding MurR/RpiR family transcriptional regulator, with the translated sequence MSDSPATRLQQLFEGHRLTPTQRRIAHSMVRRAADVPFLSSVELAELAGVSQPSVTRFAVALGFDGYPALRKHLREVAPTGQDTDAAPYNEYQQAVLGEIENLRHLAELLADPAPAERAGRLLAASRPLPVLGLRAASSQARGFAYFAAKVHPDVRLLDEGGTMLADRIDTARTAGASALLCFALPRHPKEVVEALAYAREAGLTVITVADSAFAPVARHSDLLIPAAVGTGLAFDTACAPMLLGRVLLEAMCDHLPEAQARLEEFDAGAAARGLFAE
- a CDS encoding aromatic amino acid ammonia-lyase → MSSHPSHPLYPAYASKAGAVVVLDGQSLPVADVVRLADGDARPVPGTDAMKRVEGTWDVARELAASGRVYGRSTGVGANRTEAVPTEAAADHGLRLLRSHAGAIGAALPAREVRAMLAVRANQLLAGGAGLRPTVVTALCEALETGAYPVVNEFGSVGTGDIAALAQVGLALAGEHPWRGGPAPEAQPLDNNDALALISSNALTLGQAALALDELRRLVTATELVAALSLLAVDGSYETFAEPVHAARRHAGSYAVAADMRRILGAPDRPAPPLGRIQDPYGFRCVPQIHGPARDAADALESALAVEINAAAENPLIVPGTESEPAPAAYHHGGFYLAQLALALDHFRLSLVQTARLSTSRLAALNEPAFTRLRPFLADAEPASSGVMILEYAAGAALGDLRAYSAPASLGHTVLSRGVEEQASFASLAARQTLRAAGAYRLVVGCELVAAVRALRQRGLRPDPGLPVGRAFGLAESVLQEAFADRPLTDDVTGAAALLDRFTDLAKDAPGRTTGAAARTTAGPTPVPPPDPDPRRGIA